The following proteins are encoded in a genomic region of Arachis ipaensis cultivar K30076 chromosome B02, Araip1.1, whole genome shotgun sequence:
- the LOC107627254 gene encoding uncharacterized protein LOC107627254: MDGLMKKYGIMHKVATAYHPQTNGQAEVSNQEIKRILERIVKPNRTDWSAKLTDALRAYRTAYKMPIGMSPFRLVYDKACHLPVEIEHKAYWAIKECNPSLGGAGIERKLQLAELECLRL, translated from the coding sequence aTGGACGGACTAATGAAGAAATATGGCATCATGCATAAAGTGGCCACGGCCTACCACCCACAAACGAACGGCCAAGCCGAGGTTTCCAATCAGGAGATTAAACGCATCTTGGAAAGGATTGTGAAACCCAATAGGACAGATTGGAGTGCCAAGCTCACCGATGCATTACGGGCCTACCGAACGGCATACAAAATGCCAATTGGCATGAGTCCCTTTCGGTTGGTGTACGACAAAGCTTGCCACTTACCGGTGGAAATAGAGCACAAGGCGTATTGGGCCATCAAGGAGTGTAACCCGAGTTTGGGTGGAGCCGGAATTGAAAGGAAGCTTCAACTGGCggagttggaatgtttgaggctttaa